A window from Halomicrobium urmianum encodes these proteins:
- a CDS encoding MBL fold metallo-hydrolase, producing MVHSDWGDWLVRAVEDADPDGLAVWYLGCNGFILKSSGGTTAFIDPYLGIGDPPRTVRMVPIPFDPEDVAAADAVLATHEHVDHVHGPSQAPILANTGADFYGADASLDVVEEEGWTEEWGVDEGQLNEVEEGDEFEVGDLTIHVEPANDPDAEHPVSYVVEHGDTTFFHGGDARPGDFESVGERYDIDVGVLAFGTVGMIDDKATGEPKRTRWYSDENMIVEAANELQLDALVPTHWDMWKGMTTDPTVLHNHARSFPYPEGLEILQIGDRLDR from the coding sequence ATGGTTCACAGCGACTGGGGCGACTGGCTCGTTCGCGCGGTAGAGGACGCCGACCCGGACGGACTGGCCGTCTGGTACCTCGGGTGTAACGGATTCATCCTGAAGTCGAGCGGCGGGACGACCGCCTTCATCGACCCCTATCTGGGCATCGGTGATCCGCCGCGGACGGTCCGGATGGTCCCGATTCCCTTCGATCCCGAGGACGTCGCGGCGGCCGACGCCGTGCTGGCGACCCACGAGCACGTCGACCACGTCCACGGGCCGAGCCAGGCGCCGATCCTGGCGAACACCGGTGCCGACTTCTACGGGGCCGACGCCAGCCTCGACGTCGTCGAGGAGGAGGGCTGGACCGAGGAGTGGGGCGTCGACGAGGGCCAGCTCAACGAGGTCGAGGAGGGCGACGAGTTCGAGGTCGGCGACCTGACGATCCACGTGGAGCCGGCCAACGACCCCGACGCCGAGCACCCGGTGTCGTACGTCGTCGAGCACGGCGACACCACCTTCTTCCACGGCGGCGACGCCCGCCCGGGGGACTTCGAGTCCGTCGGCGAGCGCTACGACATCGACGTCGGCGTCCTCGCGTTCGGCACCGTCGGTATGATCGACGACAAGGCGACCGGTGAACCGAAGCGGACGCGCTGGTACAGCGACGAGAACATGATCGTCGAGGCGGCCAACGAGCTGCAGCTGGACGCGCTCGTCCCGACCCACTGGGACATGTGGAAGGGGATGACTACCGACCCGACCGTCCTCCACAACCACGCGCGTTCGTTCCCCTATCCCGAGGGTCTGGAAATCCTCCAGATCGGTGACAGGCTGGACCGCTGA
- a CDS encoding glutamate-cysteine ligase family protein: protein MNLGIEMEFWVVDESGRLTDGQYLADRHELIEPEFVAPLIEVKTTPHEREGALRRELRRTLQAAMSAAGSEGHRLVPLGTPLTEASPDATTERGEAFEAIYDDEIVSTKNCAGTHVHFERGGVRPSSAGPGSGDEQRESAGVGALNLLTALDPALALVSSSPYYCGQRREHCSRAQAYRQREGGQFADFCDLWSYVDDVGEWRAAVESAYRRFGRMAAERGVSQGVVADHFTPEDTVLSPVRLRDELPTVEWRAPDTCLPSQAVRLAFDVGRVVRQTDEKPVAVGEPEIGSDEIRVPPFEDLCELVTRAIELGPDEPQVQTYLRRMGLDPSAYSPLADQISGQSTITESRARDLRLAAADWLRADVATLTVDPTLPDARASGQTV, encoded by the coding sequence ATGAATCTGGGCATCGAGATGGAGTTCTGGGTCGTCGACGAGTCGGGCCGACTCACCGACGGTCAGTACCTCGCTGACCGCCACGAGCTGATCGAACCGGAGTTCGTCGCACCGCTGATCGAAGTGAAGACGACGCCGCACGAGCGCGAGGGCGCGTTGCGGCGCGAACTCCGGCGGACGCTGCAGGCCGCGATGAGCGCCGCCGGGAGCGAGGGGCACCGACTCGTGCCGCTCGGGACGCCGCTGACCGAGGCCAGCCCGGACGCGACCACCGAGCGCGGCGAGGCCTTCGAGGCCATCTACGACGACGAGATCGTCAGCACGAAGAACTGCGCCGGCACGCACGTCCACTTCGAGCGCGGGGGCGTCCGGCCGAGCAGCGCGGGGCCGGGCTCGGGAGACGAGCAACGCGAGTCCGCCGGCGTCGGCGCCCTGAACCTGCTCACGGCGCTGGACCCGGCGCTGGCCCTGGTGAGCAGTTCGCCCTACTACTGCGGGCAGCGCCGCGAGCACTGCTCGCGCGCCCAGGCCTACCGCCAGCGAGAGGGTGGGCAGTTCGCCGACTTCTGCGACCTGTGGTCGTACGTCGACGACGTCGGCGAGTGGCGGGCGGCGGTGGAATCTGCGTACCGACGGTTCGGCCGCATGGCCGCCGAACGCGGGGTGAGCCAGGGCGTCGTCGCCGACCACTTCACGCCGGAGGACACCGTCCTGAGCCCGGTGCGACTGCGCGACGAGCTGCCCACCGTCGAGTGGCGCGCCCCGGACACCTGCCTGCCGAGCCAGGCCGTCCGGCTGGCCTTCGACGTCGGCCGCGTGGTCCGGCAGACGGACGAGAAACCGGTCGCCGTCGGCGAGCCGGAAATCGGGTCGGACGAGATCCGCGTCCCGCCGTTCGAGGACCTCTGCGAACTGGTCACGCGGGCGATCGAGCTGGGTCCGGACGAACCGCAGGTCCAGACCTACCTGCGGCGGATGGGGCTGGATCCGTCCGCGTACAGCCCGCTGGCCGACCAGATCTCCGGGCAGTCGACGATCACGGAGTCGCGCGCACGGGACCTGCGACTGGCTGCCGCGGACTGGCTGCGCGCCGACGTGGCGACGCTGACCGTCGATCCGACGCTGCCGGACGCCCGGGCGTCCGGACAGACCGTCTGA
- a CDS encoding PAS domain-containing protein: MADAEGDVLAETLAAFDDAGSPCAPLPTSGVAEALDVTRRSAYSRLDRLAGRGDVRTKKVGAKGRIWWTPPDERDDAADGLPADVEPGQTLRRLVPGTVYRRRADWTTCVSDDREGLTGYDSSSLERGNVTRADDVVHPADAGQVSREPGDDGRFDATYRIRTADGETRWVRDWGYDAGDGVVEGIVTGVTGRTRTERELEEEAFERIDDAFLAVDGEWRLTDVNDRAADLIDRDATGLIGRAV, from the coding sequence ATGGCCGACGCGGAAGGGGACGTGCTGGCGGAGACGCTGGCCGCGTTCGATGACGCGGGGTCCCCCTGTGCGCCGCTCCCGACGAGCGGGGTGGCCGAGGCGCTAGACGTCACGCGCCGGTCGGCGTACTCGCGCCTCGACCGACTCGCCGGACGGGGCGACGTGCGCACGAAGAAGGTGGGTGCGAAGGGTCGGATCTGGTGGACGCCGCCTGACGAACGGGACGACGCGGCTGACGGCCTCCCGGCCGACGTCGAACCCGGGCAGACGCTCCGGCGACTCGTCCCCGGGACGGTGTATCGCCGCCGCGCCGACTGGACGACCTGCGTCAGCGACGACCGCGAGGGGCTCACTGGCTACGATTCGTCGTCGCTGGAGCGCGGCAACGTGACCCGGGCGGACGACGTCGTCCACCCGGCCGACGCCGGACAGGTGAGCCGGGAACCCGGCGACGACGGTCGGTTCGACGCCACCTACCGGATTCGGACCGCCGACGGCGAGACGCGGTGGGTCCGCGACTGGGGCTACGACGCCGGCGACGGGGTCGTCGAGGGAATCGTCACCGGCGTCACTGGACGGACCCGAACGGAGCGGGAACTCGAGGAGGAGGCGTTCGAGCGGATCGACGACGCGTTTCTCGCCGTCGACGGCGAGTGGCGGCTCACCGACGTCAACGACCGGGCGGCGGACCTGATCGACAGGGACGCGACCGGCCTGATCGGTCGAGCCGTCTAG
- a CDS encoding alpha/beta hydrolase, translated as MVDGPHAGQPVRTAGTDLEAADAAVVAVHGRGARAESVLSLAGEFDVDGVAYLGPQAAGNTWYPSRFVAPVEDNEPHLSSALSFVDETVQRAVDAGVDRERIALLGFSQGACLASEYVARNARRWGGLAAFSGGLIGPPGTEFEYDGDLDGTPAFVGCSDSDPHIPEERVHETTDALTDLGGDVTERLYPGMGHTINQDEVEFVAGMLADLA; from the coding sequence ATGGTCGACGGACCCCACGCCGGCCAGCCCGTCCGGACGGCCGGCACCGACCTCGAGGCGGCGGACGCAGCGGTCGTCGCGGTCCACGGCCGCGGCGCGCGCGCCGAGTCGGTCCTCTCGCTGGCCGGGGAGTTCGATGTCGACGGCGTCGCCTACCTCGGACCGCAGGCCGCGGGCAACACCTGGTATCCCAGCCGGTTCGTCGCGCCCGTCGAGGACAACGAGCCCCACCTCTCCTCGGCGCTGTCATTCGTCGACGAGACGGTCCAGCGGGCCGTCGACGCCGGCGTCGACCGCGAGCGGATCGCCCTGTTGGGCTTCTCGCAGGGCGCTTGCCTCGCCAGCGAGTACGTCGCCCGGAACGCGCGCCGCTGGGGCGGCCTCGCGGCGTTCAGCGGCGGCCTGATCGGTCCGCCGGGCACCGAGTTCGAGTACGACGGCGACCTCGACGGGACCCCGGCCTTCGTCGGCTGCAGCGACTCGGACCCGCACATCCCGGAGGAGCGCGTCCACGAGACGACCGATGCGCTGACGGACCTCGGCGGGGACGTCACCGAGCGCCTCTACCCGGGCATGGGCCACACGATCAACCAGGACGAGGTCGAGTTCGTGGCCGGCATGCTGGCCGACCTGGCGTAG
- a CDS encoding DUF5805 domain-containing protein has protein sequence MATEEDVDTSRARVQTYVPAYQKDEWKRHADELDMSLSEFVRSMVQAGRSGFEGIERNETAAQEDADEGRPSGPDPRGERLEDRVLEILSDGEFYEWDALVAALTENVEDRLEETLQDLQSRDEVRYSGRNGGYTIE, from the coding sequence ATGGCGACCGAGGAGGACGTCGACACCTCGCGGGCCCGGGTGCAGACGTACGTCCCGGCCTATCAGAAAGACGAGTGGAAGCGCCACGCCGACGAACTGGACATGAGCCTCAGCGAGTTCGTCCGATCGATGGTTCAGGCCGGCCGGAGCGGATTCGAGGGGATAGAGCGCAACGAGACGGCCGCTCAGGAGGACGCCGACGAAGGCCGGCCTTCCGGCCCTGACCCCAGGGGTGAGCGTCTGGAAGACCGGGTTCTGGAGATTCTCTCCGACGGCGAGTTCTACGAGTGGGACGCACTCGTCGCCGCGCTGACCGAGAACGTCGAGGATCGACTCGAGGAGACGCTGCAGGACCTCCAGTCCAGAGACGAGGTCCGCTACAGTGGACGCAACGGGGGGTACACGATCGAATGA
- a CDS encoding DUF5789 family protein gives MPNEDDADDGAGDEDTRELGVELGSLESDLESHEYPTTADDLIEEYGDHEIELPGGATTVEEVLSTQSDQEFESADGVKQRILNDVGSEAVGREGYSDRGGSDEGESGGDPQSL, from the coding sequence ATGCCGAACGAAGACGACGCCGACGACGGAGCCGGCGACGAGGACACTCGTGAACTCGGCGTCGAACTCGGATCTCTCGAATCGGACCTCGAGTCACACGAGTATCCCACGACCGCAGACGACCTGATCGAGGAGTACGGCGATCACGAGATCGAGCTCCCCGGCGGGGCGACGACGGTCGAGGAGGTGCTGAGCACCCAGAGCGATCAGGAGTTCGAGTCGGCCGACGGCGTCAAACAGCGCATCCTCAACGACGTCGGTTCCGAGGCGGTCGGCCGCGAGGGGTACAGCGACCGGGGCGGCTCCGACGAGGGTGAGTCCGGCGGCGACCCCCAGTCGCTCTGA
- a CDS encoding helix-turn-helix domain-containing protein: MEWPREASGEEVAESLDVSSPTFNQHLRNAQQKRLDVVLA; the protein is encoded by the coding sequence TTGGAGTGGCCCCGCGAGGCCAGCGGCGAGGAGGTCGCCGAATCGCTCGACGTCAGCTCGCCGACCTTCAACCAGCACCTCCGGAACGCCCAGCAGAAGCGACTGGACGTCGTCCTGGCGTAG
- a CDS encoding sensor histidine kinase, which yields MGTSGSTPGVDRQDVRAVFARLEESTTPLTTTEVSGELDCDDQTADQYLSDLVERGEVESKRVGDSHRIWWWSEDRETSPPGDAADDVHENERERELRRTERRFEAVFEDPNILVGLLDPDGTVLDINETAMEYIDADLGDVRSEPFWETPWWGTGDGVQDDVREWTERAADGEYVDFEADLTDPDGERYVLSGYFRPVTDDDGEVVSIIVSDRDVTERKERERQLRERERSLQRYREYTDDVLDAVDDIFYLLDDSGALQRWNESLHEVTGYAEDEVASANVVEFFDGDGRETIADAVAEGFQTGSVQVEADVCTKDGRRIPYEFVASTLEDPEGNRVLAGIGRDITDRRKYEHRLEASNERLEQFAYAASHDLQEPLRMVSSYLQLIESRYADKLDEDGREFIEFAVDGADRMRDMIDGLLEYSRVETRGDPFEPVDLDEVLADVRDDLQIRIEESDADVTADSLPRVEGDPGQLRQVFQNLIDNAIEYSGDAPPTIHVGAERYEGRSASKRGGDAAESGTEWVLSVSDEGTGIHPDDVDRVFRVFERGPDADDHEGTGIGLALCRRVVERHGGDVRIDSEPGEGTTVFFTLPAASASGE from the coding sequence ATGGGAACATCGGGGTCGACGCCCGGGGTCGACCGGCAGGACGTCCGGGCCGTTTTCGCACGACTGGAGGAGTCGACTACGCCGCTCACGACCACCGAAGTATCCGGGGAACTCGACTGCGACGATCAGACCGCGGACCAGTACCTGTCCGACCTCGTCGAGCGCGGCGAGGTCGAATCGAAGCGGGTGGGCGACTCCCACCGGATCTGGTGGTGGAGCGAGGACCGCGAGACGAGCCCCCCTGGCGACGCCGCGGACGACGTCCACGAGAACGAGCGCGAGCGGGAGCTACGGCGGACGGAGCGCCGATTCGAGGCGGTCTTCGAGGACCCGAACATCCTCGTCGGGTTGCTCGATCCCGACGGGACGGTGCTGGACATCAACGAGACGGCGATGGAGTACATCGACGCCGACCTCGGTGATGTCCGGAGCGAGCCCTTCTGGGAGACGCCCTGGTGGGGCACCGGTGACGGGGTGCAGGACGACGTCCGGGAGTGGACCGAGCGGGCCGCCGACGGCGAGTACGTCGACTTCGAGGCCGACCTCACCGACCCGGACGGCGAACGGTACGTCCTCAGCGGGTACTTCCGGCCGGTCACGGACGACGACGGAGAGGTCGTCTCGATCATCGTCTCCGACCGCGACGTCACCGAGCGCAAGGAGCGCGAGCGACAGCTGCGCGAGCGCGAGCGCAGCCTCCAGCGGTACAGGGAGTACACCGACGACGTCCTCGACGCGGTCGACGACATCTTCTACCTCCTCGACGACTCCGGGGCGCTGCAGCGCTGGAACGAGAGCCTCCACGAGGTGACGGGGTACGCGGAGGACGAGGTCGCGTCGGCGAACGTCGTCGAGTTCTTCGACGGGGACGGCCGGGAGACCATCGCCGACGCCGTCGCCGAGGGGTTCCAGACGGGGAGCGTGCAGGTCGAGGCGGACGTGTGCACGAAGGACGGCCGGCGGATTCCCTACGAGTTCGTCGCCTCGACGCTCGAGGACCCCGAGGGCAACCGCGTCCTCGCGGGCATCGGCCGGGACATCACGGACCGCCGGAAGTACGAGCACCGACTGGAGGCGTCCAACGAGCGACTGGAGCAGTTCGCATACGCGGCTTCGCACGACCTGCAGGAGCCGCTGCGGATGGTCTCCAGCTACCTCCAGTTGATCGAATCGCGGTACGCCGACAAGCTCGACGAGGACGGCCGGGAGTTCATCGAGTTCGCCGTCGACGGCGCCGACCGCATGCGCGACATGATCGACGGGCTGCTGGAGTACTCCCGCGTCGAGACCCGGGGCGATCCGTTCGAGCCGGTGGACCTCGACGAGGTGCTCGCGGACGTGCGCGACGACCTGCAGATCCGGATCGAGGAGAGCGACGCCGACGTCACGGCGGACTCGCTCCCCCGCGTCGAGGGCGACCCCGGACAGCTCCGGCAGGTGTTCCAGAACCTGATTGACAACGCCATCGAGTACTCCGGCGACGCGCCGCCCACGATCCACGTCGGCGCTGAGCGGTACGAGGGGCGAAGCGCCTCGAAACGGGGCGGCGACGCAGCGGAGAGCGGCACCGAGTGGGTGCTCTCGGTCAGCGACGAGGGGACCGGCATCCATCCCGACGACGTCGACCGGGTGTTCCGGGTGTTCGAGCGCGGGCCCGACGCCGACGACCACGAGGGCACCGGCATCGGGCTGGCGCTGTGTCGCCGCGTCGTCGAGCGCCACGGCGGTGACGTCCGGATCGACTCCGAGCCCGGTGAGGGGACGACCGTCTTCTTCACGCTCCCCGCGGCGTCGGCGAGCGGGGAGTAA
- a CDS encoding helix-turn-helix domain-containing protein: MSTIIEASVPADQVGLEETLSAVPGVEFEAVRTVDAGSDEVLPLLIARGADPDRLTEVMADDESLAGVQQVDTLEGRSMFQVEWDARTRILLNVLFEGNNTVLRALARDGRWRLRIMYPRRDCVSTTYDCCHAFGVNFEIETIHDLTSSTGRERYGLSAEQHEILERMLESGFYDIPRETTLQELAEEFDVSHQALSERIRRAHKTIIENAVSTDLEPELQI; the protein is encoded by the coding sequence ATGAGTACGATCATCGAGGCGTCGGTCCCGGCCGACCAGGTCGGCCTGGAGGAGACCCTCTCGGCCGTCCCGGGCGTGGAGTTCGAGGCGGTCCGGACCGTCGACGCCGGTTCCGACGAGGTGCTGCCGCTGTTGATCGCCCGGGGGGCCGACCCCGACAGGCTGACCGAGGTGATGGCCGACGACGAGAGCCTCGCCGGCGTACAGCAGGTCGACACGCTCGAAGGCCGGAGTATGTTTCAGGTCGAGTGGGACGCCCGAACGCGGATCCTGCTGAACGTCCTGTTCGAGGGGAACAACACGGTGCTCCGGGCGCTCGCCCGCGACGGCCGCTGGCGACTCCGGATCATGTATCCCCGGCGGGACTGCGTGTCCACGACCTACGACTGCTGTCACGCCTTCGGCGTCAACTTCGAGATCGAGACCATCCACGACCTGACGTCGTCGACCGGTCGGGAACGGTACGGCCTCAGCGCCGAGCAACACGAGATCCTCGAGCGGATGCTGGAGTCGGGGTTCTACGACATCCCGCGCGAGACGACGCTGCAGGAACTGGCCGAGGAGTTCGACGTCTCTCACCAGGCCCTCTCCGAGCGGATCCGCCGGGCGCACAAGACGATCATCGAGAACGCCGTCTCGACCGACCTGGAGCCGGAGCTCCAGATCTGA
- a CDS encoding ring-cleaving dioxygenase, translated as MQVNGLHHVTAVASEPDRNLSFYTDVLGLRFVKRTVNFDDPTTYHLYYGNEAGDPGTVLTFFPFGTTRQGQPGRGQATRTAFVVPDGSLEYWRDRFAERGVDHDDPAERFDERVLRFEDPDGQPLALVTGESDVEPWADGPVPEDHAIRGFHGVELASADVDATADVLGVLGYERVAEADDRARYAVDGDRATVIDLVTGDGQPGRPGSGTVHHVAVRAEDERAQDEWRKRLRDAGQRVTQRKDRRYFQSVYFREPGGILFEIATEEPGFTCDESVDELGTDLQLPPWLEDDRETIEAQLEPLEPPARADDEAGAKAETEAEAEGI; from the coding sequence ATGCAAGTGAACGGACTCCACCACGTGACGGCCGTCGCGAGCGAGCCGGACCGGAACCTGTCGTTCTACACCGACGTCCTCGGGCTCCGGTTCGTCAAGCGGACCGTCAACTTCGACGATCCGACGACGTACCACCTCTACTACGGCAACGAGGCCGGCGATCCCGGGACGGTACTGACCTTCTTCCCGTTCGGGACGACGCGGCAGGGCCAGCCCGGTCGGGGGCAGGCCACGCGGACCGCGTTCGTCGTTCCCGACGGCTCGCTCGAGTACTGGCGCGACCGCTTCGCCGAGCGCGGCGTCGACCACGACGATCCGGCCGAGCGCTTCGACGAGCGCGTCCTCCGGTTCGAGGACCCCGACGGCCAGCCGCTGGCGCTGGTCACCGGAGAGAGCGACGTCGAGCCCTGGGCCGACGGGCCCGTCCCCGAGGACCACGCGATCAGGGGCTTCCACGGCGTCGAACTGGCCTCGGCGGACGTCGACGCGACGGCGGACGTCCTCGGCGTGCTGGGCTACGAGCGCGTCGCCGAGGCGGACGACCGGGCCCGCTACGCGGTCGACGGCGACCGCGCGACGGTGATCGACCTCGTCACGGGCGACGGCCAGCCGGGGCGGCCCGGTTCCGGGACGGTCCACCACGTCGCCGTCCGCGCCGAGGACGAGCGAGCGCAGGACGAGTGGAGAAAGCGCCTGCGGGACGCCGGCCAGCGCGTCACCCAGCGGAAGGACAGGCGGTACTTCCAGTCGGTCTACTTCCGCGAGCCCGGCGGTATCCTCTTCGAGATCGCGACGGAGGAGCCCGGGTTCACCTGCGACGAGTCGGTCGACGAGCTGGGCACGGACCTGCAGCTGCCGCCGTGGCTCGAAGACGACCGCGAGACCATCGAGGCCCAACTGGAACCGCTCGAACCGCCCGCGAGAGCGGACGATGAGGCGGGTGCGAAAGCGGAGACGGAAGCGGAAGCGGAGGGGATCTGA
- a CDS encoding DUF1328 domain-containing protein — translation MIHTTAVHALETIAGVPLQFSGDFLSLAILFFVLAIIAAVVGARGVAGISMEIAKWLVIIFIVLAVISLVL, via the coding sequence ATGATACACACCACAGCGGTTCACGCCCTCGAAACGATCGCCGGCGTCCCCCTGCAGTTCTCCGGGGACTTCCTGTCCCTGGCGATCCTGTTCTTCGTCCTGGCGATCATCGCAGCGGTCGTCGGTGCACGCGGCGTCGCCGGTATCAGCATGGAGATCGCCAAGTGGCTGGTTATTATCTTCATCGTCCTGGCGGTCATCTCGCTGGTACTCTGA
- a CDS encoding tyrosine-type recombinase/integrase, translating into MSSRADEAAVDEDPVAYFLEDVTYHGKTERTRQYYERVLRDFEAFLTEGARPVPLESASHRDCMAYVHELRGEKSESTVATYASYLHRFYAYMNEVGAFDANPMTLVMEEMDETIDTDPTRREISVEEMRAFVGSITHPLERAVVVTLLKTGMRVGELCNLDRRDLNLEGVGVGPETPVRGQIEGRSNSLFVSSTPARGAVVNGEERTASNKRKRDTTIPVDDELAAVLREWLAIRPDARSGAEPLFTSTSGDWGKRLTPDMVHHLVESHARDRGWYRDGGGAAENVTPHYFRHFFTTHLRDRTGDRGIVKYLRGDVAQDIIDTYTHDWGDRVREVYERNVYSLL; encoded by the coding sequence ATGAGTTCCCGCGCCGACGAGGCGGCGGTCGACGAGGACCCCGTCGCCTACTTCCTCGAGGACGTCACCTACCACGGGAAGACCGAGCGCACCCGGCAGTACTACGAGCGCGTGCTGCGCGACTTCGAGGCGTTCCTCACGGAGGGGGCCCGACCGGTCCCCCTCGAGAGCGCGAGCCACCGGGACTGCATGGCGTACGTCCACGAGCTCCGCGGCGAGAAGAGCGAGTCGACGGTGGCGACCTACGCCTCCTACCTCCATCGGTTCTACGCCTACATGAACGAAGTCGGCGCGTTCGACGCCAACCCCATGACGCTGGTGATGGAGGAGATGGACGAGACCATCGACACCGACCCCACTCGCCGGGAGATCAGCGTCGAGGAGATGCGTGCGTTCGTCGGTTCGATCACGCATCCCCTGGAGCGGGCCGTCGTCGTGACGCTGCTCAAGACGGGCATGCGCGTCGGGGAACTGTGCAACCTCGATCGTCGCGATCTCAACCTCGAAGGCGTCGGCGTCGGCCCGGAGACGCCCGTTCGCGGCCAGATCGAGGGGCGGTCGAACTCGCTGTTCGTCTCGTCGACGCCGGCGCGCGGCGCTGTCGTCAACGGCGAGGAGCGGACGGCCTCGAACAAGCGCAAGCGGGACACGACGATTCCCGTCGACGACGAACTCGCTGCGGTCCTCCGCGAGTGGCTGGCGATCAGACCGGACGCGAGAAGCGGGGCCGAGCCGCTGTTCACCAGTACGAGCGGTGACTGGGGCAAGCGGTTGACGCCCGATATGGTCCATCACCTGGTCGAGAGCCACGCCAGAGACCGGGGCTGGTACCGCGACGGCGGCGGGGCCGCCGAGAACGTCACGCCCCACTACTTCCGACACTTCTTCACCACGCACCTCCGGGACCGCACCGGCGACCGGGGCATCGTCAAGTACCTCCGCGGCGACGTCGCCCAGGACATCATCGACACCTACACCCACGACTGGGGCGACCGCGTCCGGGAAGTGTACGAGCGCAACGTCTACTCGCTGCTGTGA
- a CDS encoding cellulase family glycosylhydrolase: MHETSDRDRGAQHANDQPRTTTGRREFVKLVGAGATVGALGGSTLGTAAGLPGDPTPRLHRDGNVVRDPSGNQVTLHGLNVVDPRRANANVDWTLPIEDLIELATNPDEGWNAQVIRLPLQPVDIADPTGDYGEPEPGNFDQTRLESYLENHVDSAVEACRERGVYCIVDYHRHRTTDFTTAALDEEVTMFWETVAPRYAEDSHVLYEVYNEPIGANRGGYGSDQAEQSFLRWRETAQQWVDVIQNEAPEAPVIVGSPSWSQYTYLAPDNEFEGDNLMYAGHVYAHEYLRPLSESFGAPAEEVPVFMTEWGFDSTGGSESHLNGTVDTEGEQFQSFYEEYDHVHSTAWILSHFWSPTMVDESYEVATEYGSLVQDFLESKADVQRPGDGDSGSDPVEPPEENRPSWPGNATDPDGDGRYEDLNGNGEADYSDVVEYFNGMDSEGMQNDVQYYDYNGNGDVDYADLVELFNQI; encoded by the coding sequence ATGCACGAGACCAGCGATCGCGATCGAGGCGCACAGCACGCGAACGACCAGCCGCGGACGACGACGGGCAGACGGGAGTTCGTCAAGCTCGTCGGCGCGGGAGCGACGGTGGGGGCGCTCGGTGGATCGACGCTCGGCACGGCTGCGGGGCTGCCGGGGGATCCGACGCCGCGGCTCCACCGGGACGGCAACGTCGTGCGCGATCCGAGCGGCAACCAGGTGACGCTCCACGGGCTGAACGTCGTCGACCCGCGGCGGGCGAACGCGAACGTCGACTGGACGCTGCCCATCGAGGACCTGATCGAACTCGCGACGAACCCCGACGAGGGCTGGAACGCGCAGGTGATCCGCCTCCCGCTCCAGCCCGTCGACATCGCCGACCCGACGGGCGACTACGGCGAGCCGGAACCGGGTAACTTCGATCAGACCCGACTGGAGTCGTACCTCGAGAACCACGTCGACAGCGCCGTCGAGGCCTGCAGGGAGCGCGGCGTCTACTGCATCGTCGACTATCACCGCCACCGGACGACCGACTTCACCACGGCAGCCCTGGACGAGGAGGTCACGATGTTCTGGGAGACGGTGGCGCCGCGGTACGCCGAGGACAGCCACGTCCTCTACGAGGTGTACAACGAACCCATCGGCGCGAACCGGGGCGGCTACGGCTCGGACCAGGCGGAACAGAGCTTCCTGCGCTGGCGGGAGACGGCCCAGCAGTGGGTCGACGTCATCCAGAACGAGGCGCCCGAGGCCCCGGTCATCGTGGGCTCGCCCAGCTGGTCGCAGTACACCTACCTCGCCCCGGACAACGAGTTCGAGGGTGACAACCTGATGTACGCCGGCCACGTGTACGCCCATGAGTACCTCCGGCCGCTCTCGGAGTCGTTCGGTGCGCCGGCCGAGGAGGTGCCCGTGTTCATGACGGAGTGGGGCTTCGACTCCACGGGCGGCAGCGAGTCGCACCTCAACGGGACGGTCGACACCGAGGGCGAGCAGTTCCAGTCGTTCTACGAGGAGTACGACCACGTCCACTCGACGGCGTGGATCCTCTCGCACTTCTGGAGCCCGACGATGGTCGACGAGAGCTACGAGGTCGCCACGGAGTACGGGAGCCTCGTCCAGGACTTCCTCGAATCGAAGGCAGACGTCCAGCGGCCCGGCGACGGTGACAGTGGTTCCGACCCCGTCGAACCCCCGGAGGAGAACCGCCCGTCCTGGCCCGGGAACGCGACCGACCCGGACGGCGACGGCCGCTACGAGGACCTCAACGGCAACGGCGAGGCCGACTACTCCGACGTCGTCGAGTACTTCAACGGCATGGACAGCGAGGGGATGCAGAACGACGTCCAGTACTACGATTACAACGGCAACGGCGACGTCGACTACGCCGACCTCGTCGAACTGTTCAACCAGATCTGA